The nucleotide window ATGCCGGAATAGAATGGTCTATCTTGGGCGCACTGCTACAGTCGCTTTTCCCAAAACCTTTGTGCATCTTGTGGATGCATACCTCGATGAGAAAACAGAAGTAAATCTGTGTAACCTGTGCTCTATATCGACAGAATGCTCCGAACACGGCACAGATCCCGACAGACTCCATGTGGCCACTGCCGTACACAAGGGCTGCTTCGTGATTGCGAGACAGTCATGCCCTCTCGCTCCTCGCCTGACCTGCGAACGGATCTGGGAACTTGCTGTGGCGAGAAATCCGTGGCCACATGGGTTCCAACCCCCAAAATCCCTCTCCCTTGAAAGCCCTTATCTCATGAGCCCACAGGCCGTCAATCAGGTTGCTTCAATCATCAGCATTCCCCAGCTGAAAAACTTTCCCTCCGAATTGGTCGAACGAATCCGGTCGTATTCACCAGGAGATACTCCGTTTTGGAGGGCTGTAGCTGCTCTGACAGTTGCATCTTCGCTGCCCGACCTTCCAGTCTTTGCTGAGCAACGCGTGAAGATACGTCACATACTGCACTGGAAAAGAGGCGGGCAAATAGTGACAGTAGGACCCAGAGGCCAAGACGATGTTCTCCGTCTTACTTTCGACGTAGATGGGATCCGAGAGATCGAACGGTTTTGCCAGCGACTGCAGTGCGAAGAGCGGCAAAAGCACAACCGCAGATTTGCCTACGTTCTCTTGGGTACGAAACGCGACGAACTTGCCTTGGATAAGAAACACGGCGAATTTTCGCGCAGATTTGCCTACTGCAGAAATGGCCTTTTGCGACTCGCCTTCGATGCCGACGATATATATTTTGACAATAAGCATGAGGTACTGTTGCCCTTTTTGCCGCGCATTTGGAACACACCTACGCCTCCAGACTTGACCAATTGTAATTACTTGTACCACGAGGAGTGTTTCAAGGTCTTTTCGACCGGGTATTATATCAGTCTAGACTCCATCTCTGGCCTTACATTTGTCTACCGCGGCAAAGAGCTCGTTGCGATCCACCCTCGTCGCGGCGATGACGTTGAGATGAACTGTCCCAAGGTTCCATCTTCCAGCTCTCCAAAGATACAGGAAGCCTGCTTCTTCCTGCCTGTCAGCAAGGAGGATACTATCCTCGGAATAGGTGTAGGGATCTATCAGAATGCGTTTGTGGTAGTGGTACGTTTCTAGACCCCAGGTTATCTTGTGTGCTGCCTTACCTTCCTCAGTTTCACCCGCCTCATGCTTCCAATCAGTCTCTGCGAAATACCTGTTTTTTCCGCCACGCTCCCGATTCCTACCGTGCTTTTTCTCAAATATCTAACATATTAATCGTATAACAGGTCAAGAAACGTCTGTCCGGCGATTCTGTCATCGGCCTGCCTTGCCCCGATCCGCCTAGAGATGACCCCAGATGGGAGGGTCCTGACGAGGATGAAGGAGACTTTTTTGACAAAGAGGAGTTCTTTTGGGGTCAACGCAATCCGATAGCTCTGGTCTACGGAATTCCGGGTAAGAAGAAATACGTGGATATGTTGGCAGGCTATCGGAGTACTCCTCCAGCGAAACCTAAATGGGAAGGTTGGACTGGGACGATTCCTCATCTATGGCCCAGTGGTCTCTTCAgcttggatgatgatgcggATCTCCGCTTCTACACTCGTGCTCCCCTCCGCGGGGTCGTCGCCGCTCAGATGTTTTACTATCCCTCTCGTCGAAATCGGCCGACAGAACGCGTCTGCTCAGGGATTATTTTTCATTACGACAACGGCGGCTCGCGGGTAGTTGGAGAGATTCGACTCGAGAACCGCGCCAAGCTTGCGGGCGAGACGATCATCAACCCCAAGCTCATTTGTCTGGAGTGCGATATACTCCCAGGGTTTGACACGCCGAACATCCACCTCGTGACAGAGTCCGAGGTCGAGAGTGGAGCACATCCTGACGATTGGGGCTGGTCCTTCGACGATTGTCCTCGATTTCCGGGAATGGCCTTTACATGCCACCCCATGAGAGGCACAATCAACTGGTGGTTTACTGCACGTCAACGGAACAGCATTGAAATTTATGAATGGGCAGAAGactgatgttgttgaactTCATGTACATAAATCTCTCCGTAATGACGATACTTGTAACTTGGAAAGGGCGACAATAACCAATGTATAACTACCAGATGTATCAGTACGGATAGAGCACGTTTGTTCTTAGTCTACCTGTCAGTTGAAGCAAGTTGCCATGGGGATTCCCCCCCTCAACTGGACATGCAATGCACCCACCCACTATAACTTTCCTGGAAGCCCGCTGTAACCAAAACGTCCACACATCTGATTTCATCCCCACGGCGCTTCAATTTGATCAAGCACCGCAATCTCAAAGAAAATCTGTTTTTCTATGGTGCGGTAGGTATCACAGCTTAATGTTATATTCCATGACCAAATGGTCTCACACAATAGCACTCGTTGGGAGCTTCAAATTGCGTAGTGTCCAACGAGGGTTTCGGTAAGAGGTCGATTGTTCGCCAATCCGGCCTTGCTGTGGGGTAAATCCAACAGCACCACGATGTCCAGGTGTTCGAACGTCTTTCTGATGGCATGCAACTACAAGATAGACGACCAGAGGCAGTCATGGCTATATTCTCTCCTTTGATGAGTCGAGAAAAGGTCGAGGTGTCATTCTTCAACACTGTCAGTATATGCCTCGATTTTCATAGAGCACCATGACTCTTCGTTGGGACAATTCGCTCTATTGGACTTCGATCGAATGGGTATCCACGAAAGGGTCAATGTCACTCTTGACGTTGATTTGAAAGGGCATAGGAAAATGCTCAGTATATAGGCCCCAGCTTGGATGATGTCTCCATATCCGCACAGGAAGGAAGTCCTCTGCTTAGATAAGTTCCAATACCACAAGACCATCTACTGGAACCTTGATCATTTCAGATTTACCCAAGGGAATTTGACCAAATATTTTCAAGCATCGCCCCAATCCAACTGTAACAATAGACTTCAGCCCTGATGCCTGAAAAAATTACTTTCCCTCGCAATCTTGTACCAAATCGAcaacttctccttcttctccttcttcttcttctccccagCCGCTGCTGTTGCCGGCGTAGCCCCACCCTCCAGCTTCTCGAAAGATCCTGAGGCCATCAGCACAAACGCCGCCCCCAGCGTCCCCAGCGTAAACGCCGTAAGAATCCACGCTCCCACCTTATCCCCCTTCGTCAACTCCCTCAGCTCCGTGGGATCAACCACTCCCTTCCCCGTCCCCGCATGCGGATTCCCTTTACTCGTTCCCCCGGTCTCCCCCGTCAGCGGCGCACCTTTATTGCCCGCtttcccatcaccaccactagcGTTTTCGTTGAAcaccaacaacgacgacaaagCCGCCAACACGCTCATCTCTTGCCCTGCTCCCGTCAACCCATCGTACCCGCCCGTCGTCCAGCGGAAGCCGCACGCTCGGCCGTCGTGGAGGGGACCACGGCACGAGTCGACGGCCGCGGCGGTAGAGTTGCGCAAAGCTTTCTCGATGGCGTCGCGCGTGAATGGCGCGAGCTGCGTGGTGGTTGCCAGCCATCGGTGCGTGTAGCCCTTGAAGGAAAGCATGTCGGTCTTGCAGAGGATGACGGTGGGCGTCTCGCAAGAGAGCTCGATCATGGGGCCggcgtggaagaagaaggctatgGTCCGGTCGAGGAGGGCTTGGACGCGGTTCTTCCAGAGGACTTGTTCTGGACCTTTTGTctgttttatatatatataatttttttttcggtcAGTCAGTCGATCAATAAGTCCTGAGATTTGCTCGAGGATAGGCAACCGGCCGTGGGTCGAGGGCGAGGAATTTTGGCAACTTACAAAGCTATACATGAAGGCCGCCCCTTGCAAAAATATTGCCGCGTTATATGAGAACTGCGCCTTGAACACATCCGTACAATTCACCCCCGTATGCGCTCCATCGTACACATTCCCGTCCTCGGTCATTAGCCCGACTGCCATCATCCAATCCCACGTCTTTCTTGCATGGTGCGCGTACGTTTCGTTTCCCGTGTACCTCGCCAGTCTGGCGCCGAGGTTGAAGAAGATACCTGAAACAGTACAGCTCATGCATTAGTTAGAAGTGGGCGACTTTAGAAAAGCTCGGCCTGCTTACCGTTGCTAATTGAGTTCTTGTAATCATATCCAATGTTCGCCATTGGTATCTGCCATcgcaacccaccaccacacacatCATCATGTCTTCCAGGATCCGCCTGGGTGTGAAACACCGCCTGAGCGAGCTGCAACCACTGAGGCTTATCAGCCGGAGGGTCGGGAAAGCCGATCTCGGCTGCGAGCATAGCGGATAGGCCCCAGAACCCCTGGTCGTCGTTGCCCATCGATATGGTGTAGTTCTCAGGCATGTAAGCGTTGAGCGGTGGGCCCGTATGGAAGAGCATAGAGGAGGTGATCAGCTCGTTGTAAGACGAGTCGCCCGTGTAGTGCCAGTAGTCCATCAGGGTGCCCCAGAGCGCACCCGATTCCCACCAGTAGTAGTCGCCGGCGGGGGGAGGGCCGGGGAGGATGCCGGGCGTTTGACCGGGTTCTGAGCCATGGTAGTAGGTGAGGAGATCCGAGGCGACGAGGGAGGCGGCGTGTTTGATGGAGTCTGGGGACAGTAACACGCACAGGATGGTGTTAGTAAGTCTGCGACGTGGAAGGATATTTGTATTTTGGTCGAGCGGGAGATTGACGACTTGGGAGTAGTGTACCTGGAGAGTTCAAGTCAACTTGGAGAGCTGCCAGGGCCTGGCGGGCTACCCAAAAAGCTGTAATGACTATATTACGCATTatccctacctctagtcgGGAGACATGGGTTGACTGTATCGTATCGACGTTGATTCCAATCTTCAAGTTGCGAGTTTCTTCGGGACACGAGCAACCAGGCGGGAAGAGATAAAACCGAGAAGCGGCCAGGGAGGAGAGTGCTGAAGCTCCCCATTCCAACGCGTGATCCAAGTACCAACTCAGGGACACGCGGGGAATACAGAACGCCCGGCATGTTGCTTGAGTCCTGTATGCTTGCGAGTAGGAATGCAACTTTGGAGGGGCTGTCCATACCCGTGTGATTCTGTGAAGCACCAGCTGTCATCAGACGACGGGAGCCGATCTTGTTCGTCCCAGATTGGGTGACGCCAAATGTCCTAGCGCCACAACGTTCTCGAGCGCCTGTTTCTGTAAGGGGAGAAACGTGCACACCTGTGCATATCGGAAATGTGGTCATGGCGATATCCTAGTGGTGTCTCAAAACTCGGTGTACCCGATATCTCCAGTTAGTGGAACTCGACGTCTTTGATGCCTtgaatataactttattctCCATGTTAGACATAATCATTGTCGTAGTGGTGAAAAGAGGGAGAAAGGCGATAACTTGCTTGCCGGCAACGAGATCGGTCTTGGGATGGTGGACGGAAATATCGGACGAACTGGTGCACCGGCCGATCTACCGTTCGTGTTCCTGAATCTCTGTCGTCATGATGGCCGTATCGTATTGGAACTCTCCACAGTCATAGAGACGTTCTCGCATGTTTTAGAAAGTGTTCTTGTGGCTTCAGTCCTAAGCATTGAAATGATGAGGTCAGACTCATCAACTGCCTCGTACCCAGTCTGAATTTCTGGACTCGAT belongs to Neurospora crassa OR74A linkage group IV, whole genome shotgun sequence and includes:
- the gh76-4 gene encoding glycosyl hydrolase family 76-4 protein — translated: MDYWHYTGDSSYNELITSSMLFHTGPPLNAYMPENYTISMGNDDQGFWGLSAMLAAEIGFPDPPADKPQWLQLAQAVFHTQADPGRHDDVCGGGLRWQIPMANIGYDYKNSISNGIFFNLGARLARYTGNETYAHHARKTWDWMMAVGLMTEDGNVYDGAHTGVNCTDVFKAQFSYNAAIFLQGAAFMYSFTKGPEQVLWKNRVQALLDRTIAFFFHAGPMIELSCETPTVILCKTDMLSFKGYTHRWLATTTQLAPFTRDAIEKALRNSTAAAVDSCRGPLHDGRACGFRWTTGGYDGLTGAGQEMSVLAALSSLLVFNENASGGDGKAGNKGAPLTGETGGTSKGNPHAGTGKGVVDPTELRELTKGDKVGAWILTAFTLGTLGAAFVLMASGSFEKLEGGATPATAAAGEKKKKEKKEKLSIWYKIARESNFFRHQG